From one Bacteroides fragilis NCTC 9343 genomic stretch:
- a CDS encoding MutS family DNA mismatch repair protein translates to MLFPEKYYIFGKSIIGGTVKKLRTDRQTLNDLGIVESTYGEKTLFSLFDMTESDGGKRCLEEWLVHPLSDWKALHERQEAIRYPDFPEIRICREELDFIEFYLSQGDRPTRVSYLESAFSYIFRHFRATPERYVIRRGTKLLENVLLELKTFADHVTELSPRLIRNIAATISEIYQATELGKMVDSCGQEDSFYRTDRLDYIFRYRRNHTIAALLSIVYQLDAIRTMHRTAVTKGWCFPSFTNDSKFMLCNFYHPQVKDAVANDWEMENGNICIFTGSNMAGKSTTLKAIASAVWLAHAGFPVPASSMVCPMFDGIFTSINLPDSLRDGRSHFYAEVLRVKEVLEQINKGHHCFVLFDELFRGTNARDAFEASVAVAEVLKAKAYSRFLISTHIIELARKLDGDDACCFYYLESAIVDDELICNHKVKPGISESRVGYWIVKKELAGFEK, encoded by the coding sequence GTGCTATTCCCGGAAAAATATTATATCTTTGGGAAATCTATCATAGGAGGTACCGTGAAAAAGTTGCGAACAGATCGACAGACCCTCAATGACTTAGGAATTGTGGAAAGTACGTATGGCGAGAAAACTCTTTTCTCGCTCTTTGACATGACGGAAAGTGATGGAGGAAAGAGGTGTCTGGAAGAGTGGCTGGTTCACCCTTTGTCTGATTGGAAAGCATTGCACGAAAGGCAGGAAGCGATCCGCTATCCGGACTTTCCGGAGATACGTATTTGTAGGGAAGAACTGGATTTCATTGAGTTTTATCTCAGCCAGGGAGATCGTCCGACGAGAGTGAGCTATTTGGAATCTGCCTTTTCATATATCTTCCGGCATTTCAGGGCTACTCCCGAGCGTTATGTCATCCGTAGGGGGACGAAGTTGCTTGAAAACGTTTTGTTGGAGCTGAAAACTTTTGCAGATCATGTGACGGAACTCTCTCCCCGGTTGATCCGTAACATTGCCGCCACTATTTCAGAGATCTATCAGGCTACAGAATTGGGAAAAATGGTTGATTCCTGCGGGCAGGAAGATAGCTTTTACCGGACCGACCGTTTGGATTACATTTTCCGTTATCGACGAAATCATACCATTGCAGCTCTTCTTTCTATTGTATATCAATTGGATGCCATTCGTACCATGCATCGGACAGCAGTGACGAAAGGTTGGTGCTTTCCTTCTTTTACTAATGATAGCAAGTTTATGCTGTGCAATTTCTATCATCCGCAAGTGAAAGATGCTGTAGCGAACGATTGGGAGATGGAGAATGGGAATATCTGTATCTTTACCGGGTCGAATATGGCGGGTAAATCCACGACTTTGAAGGCAATAGCATCTGCTGTATGGTTGGCTCATGCCGGATTTCCGGTACCGGCTTCCTCGATGGTTTGCCCTATGTTCGATGGTATTTTTACTTCTATCAATCTGCCGGATTCTCTGAGAGATGGTCGCAGCCATTTCTATGCGGAAGTATTGAGAGTAAAAGAGGTGCTGGAACAGATTAACAAGGGGCATCACTGTTTTGTACTTTTCGATGAATTGTTTAGGGGAACCAATGCGCGGGATGCTTTTGAGGCATCGGTTGCCGTAGCAGAGGTGTTGAAAGCAAAGGCATATAGCCGTTTTTTGATATCTACACATATCATAGAATTGGCCCGTAAATTGGATGGAGATGACGCCTGTTGTTTTTATTATTTAGAATCTGCGATAGTGGATGACGAGTTGATATGTAACCATAAAGTGAAGCCGGGTATTTCAGAGTCAAGAGTTGGATATTGGATTGTGAAGAAAGAACTTGCCGGATTTGAGAAATAA
- a CDS encoding alpha-galactosidase, whose protein sequence is MLKRTFILIGLVLSFCSLPAQELIQITTRNTALVFRVANQSLRQVYYGPRLADTDVLQKQGNNFPAYSTYGMGEQNEVALHAVHADGNTSTLLNFENVKQESPEPGITLTTISLKDPLYPFQVKLFYKAYEESDLIEQWTIYQHTEKKPVTLYQFASAQLSFKSSSYRLTHFAGDWAGECNMSEVELTEGIKVIDSKLGTRATFFAHPMCLLSLNGRMTEDNGEVIGMALAWPANFKLEFEKNNNQELRVLAGMNPYASHYKLKKGDVFQTPSFLYTYSTKGNGQVSRNFHRWARKYGLRHGENSRYTLMNNWEATYFNFNEPKLKSIIEDAAGMGFELFLLDDGWFGQKHPRNNDDAGLGDWVVNKEKLPNGLGWLVKQCTDNDIKFGIWVEPEMVNPQSELFEKHPDWVIQQPEREHILFRRQLVLDLSNPEVQEFVYKSVHDILKDNPQIAFVKWDCNRAVTNPGSTYLPADEQSHIWIEYGRGLLNVFKKVRDSHPDVHFMLCSGGGGRLDYGSLRYFEEYWPSDNTDALQRILIQWGNSQFFPSIAMCCHVSASPNHQTGRTTPLKFRFDVAMQGALGMDLQPSTMNEKEVIFAKEAIKTYESIRNIVFTGDLYRILSPYEGNRTSMMYVLPDKSRAVFYAYQLKSHIGEVSAPMRFKGLIPDKKYNVKELNIYPGSRAATGSANGQSFSGDFLMNQGLPIGLSGDYSSAVIELEQQ, encoded by the coding sequence ATGCTAAAAAGAACATTTATATTAATCGGCCTTGTCCTGAGTTTTTGTTCACTGCCAGCGCAAGAACTGATTCAGATTACGACACGCAACACAGCACTTGTTTTCAGGGTTGCCAATCAGTCACTAAGACAAGTTTATTATGGCCCACGCCTGGCAGACACCGATGTATTACAGAAACAGGGCAATAACTTTCCGGCATATTCGACTTATGGAATGGGAGAACAAAACGAAGTGGCCCTTCATGCAGTACATGCAGACGGTAATACCTCTACACTACTGAACTTTGAAAACGTGAAACAAGAGTCTCCGGAACCCGGCATAACACTGACTACGATTTCACTGAAAGACCCGCTATATCCTTTTCAAGTGAAACTTTTCTATAAGGCATACGAAGAGAGCGACCTTATAGAACAATGGACTATATATCAGCATACTGAAAAGAAACCGGTAACACTTTACCAGTTTGCTTCCGCACAGCTCTCCTTTAAGTCTTCCTCCTACCGACTCACTCACTTTGCCGGTGACTGGGCCGGAGAATGCAACATGAGTGAAGTAGAACTGACAGAAGGCATCAAAGTGATAGATTCCAAATTAGGAACCCGTGCCACATTCTTTGCTCATCCCATGTGTCTGCTATCCCTGAACGGACGGATGACTGAAGACAATGGAGAAGTGATAGGGATGGCTCTGGCATGGCCTGCCAACTTCAAGTTGGAGTTTGAAAAAAACAACAATCAGGAACTCCGTGTACTTGCCGGAATGAATCCGTACGCATCACACTACAAACTTAAAAAAGGAGATGTATTCCAAACTCCTTCGTTCCTCTACACATACAGTACAAAAGGAAACGGACAGGTCAGTCGTAATTTCCACCGTTGGGCACGTAAATATGGTTTACGCCACGGAGAAAATTCACGTTATACCCTGATGAACAACTGGGAAGCCACTTACTTCAACTTTAACGAACCCAAACTGAAATCAATTATAGAAGATGCTGCAGGGATGGGCTTCGAACTCTTCCTGCTGGACGACGGATGGTTTGGACAGAAACATCCCCGCAACAATGATGACGCAGGACTTGGCGACTGGGTGGTAAACAAAGAAAAACTTCCCAACGGACTGGGATGGCTGGTAAAACAATGTACGGATAATGATATCAAGTTCGGTATCTGGGTGGAACCCGAAATGGTAAACCCCCAAAGTGAACTATTCGAAAAACATCCTGACTGGGTAATCCAGCAACCGGAACGTGAACATATTCTCTTTCGCCGGCAACTGGTACTCGACCTGTCGAATCCCGAAGTACAAGAGTTTGTATATAAGAGTGTACACGACATTCTGAAAGATAACCCTCAGATAGCTTTTGTGAAATGGGACTGTAACCGTGCTGTAACCAACCCGGGATCCACTTATTTACCTGCCGACGAACAGTCACACATATGGATCGAATACGGACGGGGATTACTGAATGTTTTTAAGAAAGTACGCGATTCACATCCCGACGTACACTTTATGCTTTGTTCTGGTGGAGGAGGCCGTCTGGATTACGGTTCACTGCGCTACTTCGAGGAATACTGGCCCAGCGATAATACCGATGCCTTGCAACGTATCCTTATTCAATGGGGCAATTCACAGTTCTTTCCCTCGATAGCAATGTGTTGCCATGTTTCTGCCAGTCCGAATCATCAGACCGGGCGCACTACTCCACTGAAATTCCGCTTTGACGTAGCTATGCAGGGAGCTTTGGGAATGGATTTACAACCGTCCACCATGAATGAAAAAGAAGTAATCTTTGCCAAAGAGGCTATCAAGACTTACGAAAGTATCCGTAACATAGTGTTTACAGGCGACCTGTACCGTATTTTATCTCCTTACGAAGGTAACCGCACCTCCATGATGTATGTATTGCCGGACAAGAGTCGTGCCGTATTCTATGCTTACCAATTAAAATCACATATCGGTGAAGTTAGTGCTCCGATGCGTTTCAAAGGTCTGATTCCCGACAAGAAATACAACGTGAAAGAATTGAACATCTATCCGGGAAGCCGTGCTGCAACAGGGTCAGCCAACGGACAATCTTTCAGTGGCGATTTCCTGATGAATCAAGGCTTGCCTATTGGTTTATCCGGTGATTACAGTAGCGCTGTCATTGAGTTGGAACAGCAGTAG
- a CDS encoding glycoside hydrolase family 31 protein has product MRNIQRTILWIAGLLFCLPSSSSNPVVIGNSRFTFITDHLVRMEYAQQGKFLNDSTLFAVDRTPRCTEVKVERKEGNRYIMTTPAMRVEYYNDGFPFGQTNLFVYFRNGDSPKEKRWYIASRQSRNLLGAVTTLDDVEGPIDRQEGLLSRDGWYLINDTGKEVLKNGWVATRDRNHVQDLYLFVYGNDYKAALKSLQTVSGPSPMTRKYVHGSWYCRWWNYTDEDYRQLVREYREHDFPLDIMVFDMGWHTQNAKVGTGHAGTRGWTGYSWNRKLIPEPEKLIKDFKDDHIYVVLNEHPHDGIRPHEDSYQAFVRDLGVDTQQTGVPLFDAGNRDYMNAFMKHAHQESDSMGVAFWWLDWQQDYLYPLVRGTNMKHLPWMNHIYYNYSSGNHLRGAGFSRWAGWGDHRHPIQFSGDAVGNWNLLRFEVDLTTTSGNAGCFFWAHDLGGFYDGTDPELYTRWTQFGLLNSSLRIHSVYDEKLDRRPWLWGVEAEKAMHRIYHLRSQLMPYIYSSVRQCHTDMLPLNRGMYIEYPDEEKAYQYPGQFLFGDLLLGAPITAKGEGEKKIATQEVWLPGGTDWYNFFTGERQEGGQVIKTKSPLEQFPLFIKGGCPLPMQPYTERMCSTPLTELIVRCYPGKEGANNTYILYEDDGLTQDYLQGKYATTRLNYQKSGGQTIITVSPVEGTYEGQPRKRAYRIELPGIPVQARVSVNGKKARTTPNQELNGVIVPIKVMDIHKPVVIKIQ; this is encoded by the coding sequence ATGAGAAACATCCAACGAACCATCCTTTGGATAGCCGGGCTACTCTTTTGCCTGCCATCCTCCAGTTCAAACCCAGTAGTCATAGGCAATAGCCGTTTTACCTTTATCACCGACCATCTGGTACGTATGGAATACGCACAGCAGGGAAAGTTCCTGAACGACTCTACCCTCTTCGCTGTAGACCGTACCCCCAGATGTACCGAAGTAAAAGTAGAGCGTAAAGAAGGCAACCGTTACATCATGACCACTCCCGCCATGCGTGTCGAGTATTACAATGACGGATTTCCCTTCGGACAAACCAACTTGTTTGTCTATTTCCGAAACGGAGACTCCCCTAAAGAAAAACGTTGGTACATAGCCAGCCGCCAAAGCCGGAATCTATTGGGAGCAGTGACAACGCTTGATGACGTAGAAGGTCCCATCGACCGCCAGGAAGGGTTATTGAGCCGGGACGGCTGGTATCTTATTAACGATACCGGTAAGGAAGTCCTAAAAAACGGATGGGTGGCGACACGTGACCGTAACCATGTTCAGGATCTGTATTTGTTTGTTTACGGTAATGACTACAAGGCAGCCTTGAAATCACTTCAGACAGTCAGCGGACCATCACCGATGACCCGCAAATATGTACACGGATCTTGGTATTGCCGCTGGTGGAACTACACAGACGAAGATTATCGCCAGTTGGTACGGGAATATCGTGAACACGACTTTCCCCTCGATATCATGGTGTTCGATATGGGATGGCATACACAAAATGCCAAAGTCGGAACCGGACATGCCGGCACACGGGGTTGGACAGGCTATAGCTGGAACCGTAAACTGATTCCCGAACCGGAGAAACTGATAAAAGACTTCAAAGACGATCATATCTACGTAGTACTGAACGAACATCCACATGACGGCATCCGTCCGCACGAAGATAGTTATCAAGCTTTTGTACGAGATTTGGGAGTCGATACCCAGCAAACAGGTGTACCCCTGTTTGACGCAGGTAACCGTGACTATATGAATGCTTTCATGAAACATGCTCATCAGGAAAGTGATTCCATGGGAGTAGCCTTCTGGTGGCTCGACTGGCAACAAGATTATCTATATCCTCTGGTACGGGGAACAAATATGAAACATCTTCCCTGGATGAATCACATCTATTATAATTATTCGTCCGGTAACCACCTTCGCGGTGCAGGTTTCAGCCGTTGGGCCGGATGGGGCGACCATCGTCACCCGATTCAATTCTCCGGTGATGCTGTGGGCAACTGGAACTTACTCCGCTTTGAGGTCGACCTGACTACCACCAGCGGCAATGCAGGTTGTTTCTTCTGGGCACATGACCTTGGCGGATTCTACGACGGAACCGACCCGGAACTTTACACTCGCTGGACACAGTTCGGATTGCTGAATTCTTCACTCCGCATCCACTCGGTGTACGACGAAAAACTCGACCGCCGTCCCTGGCTCTGGGGCGTAGAAGCAGAAAAGGCAATGCACCGGATTTACCACCTACGCTCTCAACTGATGCCCTACATCTACTCTTCCGTCCGCCAATGCCATACAGATATGTTGCCACTTAACCGGGGAATGTACATTGAATATCCGGACGAAGAAAAAGCCTATCAGTATCCGGGACAATTTCTCTTCGGTGACCTCTTGTTGGGTGCTCCCATCACCGCCAAGGGAGAAGGAGAAAAAAAGATAGCCACACAAGAGGTCTGGCTGCCCGGTGGAACCGACTGGTATAATTTCTTCACCGGAGAAAGACAAGAAGGCGGACAAGTGATCAAAACGAAAAGCCCGCTGGAACAATTTCCATTGTTCATCAAGGGAGGTTGTCCTCTGCCGATGCAGCCTTATACGGAACGAATGTGTTCCACCCCGCTCACAGAATTGATCGTACGTTGTTATCCGGGCAAAGAAGGAGCAAACAATACTTATATCCTGTACGAAGACGACGGACTGACCCAAGACTACCTGCAAGGGAAGTATGCCACCACACGCCTCAACTATCAGAAATCAGGGGGACAGACGATCATCACTGTATCTCCGGTAGAAGGGACTTATGAAGGACAGCCCCGAAAACGTGCCTACCGGATCGAACTGCCGGGGATTCCGGTACAGGCCCGTGTGTCGGTAAACGGCAAAAAGGCTCGAACAACTCCCAATCAAGAATTAAACGGAGTTATCGTACCTATTAAGGTAATGGATATCCATAAACCGGTTGTAATCAAAATACAATAA
- a CDS encoding RagB/SusD family nutrient uptake outer membrane protein, which produces MKIKHIVSCFFVSLIGLSACSIEELPYNQLTEDELDGSYESLLSATRGNYAVFKQTAFHQGWHYAGELASDNVSLSGVSSDALMYIYNYQRITDNYHMSNMWGWAYRSIINSNKILEKAQEGESKEMDQLIGENYFLRGWLEFVLVNVFGRPYNQSPETNLGIPLKLTADINDYPMRSTVKESYEQILKDLKKAETLLNSESNIYAGPSAAKALLSRVYLYMGNNKLAAEYATEVIESSGRTLLEGEAYATANVLVPEDNPEIIFAIRCTKDKDDYGWNSIGGFYANIDGVGWGELYASEPLRDAYAEYPEDLRSRYIVPQYLKDDETGEYRKEFIYIESSEEDGVPRKYYRWNEIIEENGNYRIKDAYLSKYEYKDTLTMKQDAGGYYVESRLKSGKDNPTPGTYEKHYVTIQNLMAKRNDYPKYYVYKCSKQENQPQLWSPTVLRLGEMYLNRAEAYAKEPALGDALADLNVIRTRAHIPALSAGDMKPGKTMLEYVLEERRKELAFEGHRRFDIFRNGLTMNRTYPGTHDRGAATSVRLTISADDPAAIEFIPQREIDSYPGVLEQNP; this is translated from the coding sequence ATGAAAATCAAACATATCGTATCTTGCTTTTTCGTTTCTCTGATCGGACTTTCGGCTTGCTCCATAGAGGAACTCCCCTACAACCAACTGACAGAGGACGAGCTGGATGGCAGTTATGAATCTCTGCTGTCTGCCACCCGTGGTAACTATGCCGTATTTAAACAGACAGCCTTCCACCAGGGGTGGCACTATGCAGGCGAGTTGGCCAGTGATAACGTTTCGTTGAGCGGAGTGTCGTCGGATGCATTAATGTATATCTACAACTACCAGCGCATCACGGACAACTACCATATGTCGAACATGTGGGGATGGGCCTACCGCTCCATCATCAACTCCAACAAAATACTTGAGAAAGCACAGGAAGGAGAGAGCAAAGAGATGGACCAGCTGATTGGTGAAAACTACTTCCTCAGAGGATGGCTGGAATTTGTACTGGTCAATGTCTTCGGTCGTCCTTACAATCAGTCACCGGAAACCAACCTCGGGATTCCCCTGAAACTGACGGCAGACATAAACGACTATCCAATGCGCTCCACCGTAAAGGAATCTTACGAGCAAATCCTGAAAGACCTGAAGAAAGCAGAAACACTGCTGAATTCGGAGTCGAACATCTACGCCGGTCCCAGTGCAGCCAAGGCTCTGTTGTCACGCGTCTATCTGTACATGGGTAACAATAAGCTGGCTGCCGAATACGCTACCGAAGTAATCGAAAGTTCAGGACGTACTTTACTGGAAGGAGAAGCTTATGCTACAGCCAATGTTTTGGTACCGGAAGATAATCCGGAAATCATCTTTGCCATCCGTTGTACTAAAGATAAAGACGACTACGGTTGGAACTCTATCGGAGGCTTTTATGCCAATATCGATGGGGTAGGCTGGGGAGAGTTGTATGCTTCCGAACCACTCCGGGATGCGTATGCGGAATATCCGGAGGACTTGCGCTCACGATATATCGTTCCGCAATACCTGAAAGATGACGAGACAGGTGAATATCGTAAAGAATTTATCTATATCGAATCCTCCGAAGAAGATGGAGTCCCCAGAAAGTATTACCGCTGGAACGAAATCATAGAAGAAAACGGAAACTACCGGATCAAAGATGCCTATTTGTCGAAGTATGAATACAAAGACACACTGACCATGAAGCAGGATGCCGGAGGCTATTACGTAGAATCGAGACTGAAATCGGGTAAAGACAATCCCACCCCGGGCACATACGAAAAACATTACGTGACCATCCAAAATCTGATGGCAAAACGCAATGACTATCCGAAGTACTACGTATACAAATGCTCCAAACAAGAAAACCAACCCCAGCTGTGGTCACCAACTGTTCTCCGTCTGGGCGAAATGTACCTGAACCGTGCGGAAGCCTATGCCAAAGAACCGGCATTGGGTGATGCTTTGGCAGACCTCAACGTAATCCGTACCCGGGCACACATACCCGCACTTTCGGCCGGTGACATGAAACCCGGTAAAACCATGTTGGAATATGTATTGGAGGAACGCCGCAAGGAGTTGGCTTTCGAAGGACATCGCCGCTTCGACATCTTCCGCAACGGACTGACCATGAACCGTACCTATCCGGGCACTCACGACCGTGGAGCCGCAACTTCGGTCCGCCTGACCATTTCAGCTGACGATCCGGCAGCAATCGAATTCATCCCTCAACGTGAGATCGATTCATATCCGGGAGTCTTGGAACAGAATCCATAA
- a CDS encoding TonB-dependent receptor → MKMIVLFLFVFISGVFAGNANSQETKVSISKNNKPIREILGEIERQTDYLFVYSEKEVDVNQRKTVNVSQQRVADVLSSLFRSTNVGYAMEGHNIMLMAKTTQTDAAQQKRHITGVVKDIKGETIIGANIMIKGTGTGVSTNIDGEFSIEAAAGEELIVSFIGYLTQTIKIDSQKTLNIKLLEDTKTLEEVVVVGYTVQTKSAVTGSVAVVKADKLKDVNTLEVGSMLQGKVSGVYVSGSSGEPGQASKIRIRGKGTLNSSVSPLWVVDGVIVGEDPGLNPNEIDNISVLKDGSATALYGSRAANGVIVVTTKRGEYDANKYSVSVNAGVSLLSTGRLEMMNSQELYDYQKSWNNQSWFTEELLKHNTDWFKEASKPGLYTNANITYTGSSGRMRSFVMADYYREEGAIKDFTLDRFTFRSNNDVKFTDRFTMSTKISGSLSRTDSQQRSVYNTYLYLPWDFPYNEDGSIRSGQEQDWRGRDGINDMYDLQWNWSRSKKLTVDGTINFNYQITDWLRFESNNYIRYISNRSESYTDKRSRSGQSDKGSLSNSNSLLTKQFTNQMIRFEKSFGKHKVNALGAYEYTRHFYESTSAEGRGIQPGREILDVTTGIKSIGGYKDAIATQSALFNANYDYDNRYMGQVSYRMDESSCFGKNNRMGHFFTVSGGWNIQNETFFESLRESVNQLKVRVSYGSLGNTPGAYYGHYPLYSSMMYNDEVAYFPSQMGNADLSWEKCYTTNIGIDARFFDRFGVTIDLYNKNTSDLLYYAPLPNISGYTGQYKNVGAINNKGLEISLNADVIRTSKFQWTSDFNIGFNRNRVTELYGGKPELKGLKRLEEGRDMDEWYLREWAGVDPANGSPLWYTTDENGKRTTTDSYNKADRVYCGSAAPKFTGGWMNSFSYKGFTLTANFDFVYGNLLYNQSRELLDSDGAYADYNSMKLKSGWKRWEKEGDIATHPKAINGGNKNSNKSSSRYLEKGNYFSLRNLSLGYSIPEKLCGKLGLQRVNVSCSADNLFTLTPFSGVSPQLSDSSTDGYAGTIYPLSRRIVFGLNVSF, encoded by the coding sequence ATGAAAATGATAGTTTTATTCCTTTTCGTTTTCATCTCGGGAGTATTCGCCGGCAATGCGAACTCTCAGGAAACAAAGGTATCTATCTCGAAAAACAATAAACCGATACGGGAAATCCTGGGCGAAATCGAACGCCAGACAGATTACCTGTTCGTATATTCCGAGAAGGAGGTAGATGTAAATCAACGCAAAACCGTCAATGTAAGTCAGCAACGGGTAGCTGATGTACTTTCTTCTCTATTCCGTAGCACCAATGTAGGTTATGCCATGGAAGGACACAACATCATGCTGATGGCAAAAACAACTCAAACAGACGCTGCACAGCAAAAACGTCATATTACAGGAGTGGTGAAAGACATCAAAGGAGAAACTATCATCGGAGCCAACATCATGATAAAGGGCACAGGTACAGGTGTGAGTACTAATATCGACGGAGAATTTTCCATCGAAGCAGCTGCCGGTGAGGAACTGATTGTTTCTTTCATCGGATACCTGACACAAACTATCAAAATCGATTCACAAAAAACGCTCAATATCAAATTACTGGAAGACACTAAAACACTGGAAGAAGTTGTCGTAGTAGGTTACACCGTACAGACGAAGTCGGCCGTAACCGGATCGGTAGCCGTAGTGAAAGCCGATAAATTGAAAGACGTAAACACACTGGAAGTAGGAAGTATGCTCCAAGGAAAAGTATCCGGCGTATATGTCTCAGGTTCATCCGGCGAACCGGGCCAAGCCAGCAAAATCCGTATTCGTGGTAAAGGCACACTGAACTCGTCTGTCTCTCCACTTTGGGTAGTCGACGGTGTGATTGTAGGTGAGGATCCGGGACTGAACCCGAACGAGATAGACAATATCAGTGTGCTGAAAGATGGTTCGGCTACCGCATTGTACGGTTCGCGTGCCGCCAACGGTGTTATTGTAGTAACCACCAAAAGAGGTGAATATGATGCCAACAAATATAGTGTATCGGTCAATGCCGGTGTATCCTTACTATCGACCGGGCGCCTTGAGATGATGAATTCACAAGAACTTTATGACTATCAGAAATCCTGGAATAATCAGTCGTGGTTCACAGAAGAACTTCTGAAACACAACACAGACTGGTTTAAAGAAGCTTCCAAACCAGGATTATATACCAACGCAAACATTACCTATACCGGAAGCAGCGGTCGTATGCGTTCCTTTGTTATGGCAGACTACTACCGCGAAGAGGGAGCCATTAAGGACTTTACATTGGACCGCTTCACTTTCCGTTCCAACAATGATGTGAAGTTTACAGACCGCTTCACCATGTCAACCAAGATTTCAGGTTCGCTCTCGCGCACAGACAGTCAGCAACGCAGCGTGTACAACACTTATCTCTACCTCCCTTGGGATTTCCCTTACAATGAAGACGGTTCTATCCGCTCGGGACAAGAACAAGACTGGAGAGGACGTGACGGAATCAACGACATGTATGACCTGCAATGGAACTGGAGCCGTTCGAAAAAACTGACGGTTGACGGAACCATTAATTTCAATTATCAGATTACGGATTGGTTGCGTTTCGAGTCAAACAACTATATTCGCTATATCAGTAACCGCTCCGAAAGCTACACGGACAAGCGTTCGCGTTCGGGGCAATCGGACAAAGGGTCGTTATCCAACTCTAATTCACTACTGACCAAGCAATTCACCAACCAAATGATACGTTTTGAGAAATCATTCGGCAAACACAAAGTCAACGCACTGGGAGCTTACGAATATACCCGCCACTTTTACGAATCGACTTCCGCCGAAGGACGAGGCATACAGCCCGGCAGAGAGATTCTGGACGTAACAACCGGTATTAAATCCATCGGTGGATACAAAGACGCCATTGCCACCCAATCGGCACTGTTCAATGCCAACTACGACTATGATAACCGCTACATGGGACAAGTATCGTATCGCATGGACGAATCATCTTGTTTCGGTAAAAACAATCGTATGGGACACTTCTTCACAGTCAGTGGCGGCTGGAATATCCAGAACGAAACTTTTTTCGAATCTCTTCGTGAGTCTGTCAACCAACTAAAAGTGAGAGTCAGTTATGGTTCTCTGGGTAACACTCCCGGAGCATACTACGGACACTACCCGCTCTATTCCTCAATGATGTATAATGACGAAGTAGCTTACTTCCCTTCACAGATGGGGAATGCCGACCTGTCGTGGGAGAAATGTTACACCACCAATATCGGTATCGACGCACGGTTCTTCGATCGCTTCGGAGTCACCATCGACCTGTACAATAAAAACACCTCGGACTTACTGTACTATGCCCCGCTACCCAATATATCAGGCTACACCGGACAATATAAAAATGTAGGTGCCATCAATAATAAGGGCCTCGAAATCAGTCTTAATGCAGATGTCATCCGTACCTCAAAATTCCAGTGGACCAGTGACTTCAACATTGGATTCAACCGAAACCGGGTTACCGAACTTTATGGAGGGAAACCGGAATTGAAGGGATTGAAACGCTTGGAAGAAGGACGGGATATGGATGAATGGTATCTGAGAGAATGGGCCGGTGTAGATCCTGCTAACGGTTCTCCATTGTGGTATACCACCGATGAGAATGGCAAACGCACAACTACCGACTCTTACAATAAAGCCGATCGTGTATATTGTGGTTCTGCCGCACCGAAGTTTACCGGTGGATGGATGAATTCGTTTAGCTATAAAGGTTTTACACTGACTGCCAACTTCGACTTTGTATACGGGAACCTGCTTTATAACCAATCCCGCGAATTGCTCGATTCCGACGGTGCTTATGCCGACTACAATTCAATGAAACTGAAAAGCGGCTGGAAACGCTGGGAAAAAGAAGGAGACATCGCCACGCATCCGAAAGCCATTAACGGAGGTAACAAAAACTCTAACAAATCGTCTTCACGCTATTTGGAGAAAGGCAATTACTTCAGCTTGCGCAACTTATCACTGGGGTATTCCATACCGGAGAAGTTATGCGGGAAACTGGGCTTGCAACGGGTCAACGTCTCTTGCAGTGCTGATAATCTATTCACGCTTACCCCATTCTCGGGGGTATCTCCCCAATTGTCGGACAGCAGTACCGACGGTTATGCAGGTACTATCTATCCGTTGAGCAGAAGAATCGTGTTCGGCCTTAATGTTTCATTCTAA